In the genome of Planctomyces sp. SH-PL62, the window CGAGCTGCGGCCCCTGTTCGAACAGGGTGCGGAACTTGGCGTCGGCGGCGGCCATCGCCAGGGCCCGCTCCTCGGCCTCCTTGTGGTCGGTGACGTCGATGCACGACCCGATGTAGCCGGTGAACGCGCCCTCGGGGCCCCGCAGCGGGACGCCCTTGTCGTACAGCCAGCGATAGGTCCCGTCGCCGCGCCGGAGCCGGTATTCCACCTCGAACGGCCGCCTCGCCTCGAAGCTCTCGGCGTAGATCCCCAGGAGACGCTCGACGTCCTCCGGGTGGACCCCCTCGGTCCAACCCCGGCCGGCCTCCTGCTCCATCGTCCGGCCGGTGAATTCCAGCCAGGCGCGGTTGAACCACACGCCTCCCTGGGCCTCGTCGGCGATCCAGATCGGGAACGGGGCCTGGTCGGCCAGGTCGCGGAACCAGAGCTCGACCTCGCGGGCCCGCCGCCGCTCGGCCCGCTTCCGCTCGGTCACGTCGTGGGCGATCTTCCACGCCCCCGTCACGCGGCCGTCGGCGTCTCGGACCAGGGCGAGGGTCACCGAGACCTCGATGCGGCGGCCGGCCTTCGTCAGGCGGACGGTCTCGAAGTTCTCGATCCGCTCGCCCCGAGCGATCCGCGCCAGGACGTCGAGCTCCTCGTCCAGGCGGTCGGGGGGGACGATCAGGGTGATCGGCCGGCCGATCGCCTCCTCGGCCGTGTAGCCGAAGAGGGCCTCCGCACCCGCGTTCCAGCTTTGAATCACGCCGTCGACCGACTTGCTGACGATCGCGTCGTCCGACGAGTCGACGAGGGCCGCCAGCCGGACCTGGGCCGTCACGCCCCGCCGCCGAGCCGCCGCGCCCCGCGCCAGCAGCCAGGCCGCCGCCGCGGTCGCGGCCAGGCCGAAGACGACCGCCGCGCCGAGGCGGAACGCATCCCGCGACGCCCCCCCGCCCCCTCCCCCGCTCGCGAGGGCCGCGTCGACCGCGAGCACGACGGCGGACGGCCGGACTTCAGGAACGATGTCGACGATGAACGTCCCGCCCATGTCCGCCCCTTGGAACGACGCCGGAGGCCGACGCATTCGGTCCGAAACCGAACGCGCCGAGAAGCAAATCGGACCTCCGACGCCTCCCGGAGTATTCTATCGTGCGGACTCGTTAAATCCCATTTTTCCTTGAGGGAGCGGACGAAGGGCCGGGATTCGCGTCACCGCCGCCGTCGGAAGGCCGTCGCGACCCCGGCCAGGCCGGCCCCCATCAGGACCAGGCTCGTGGGCTCGGGGACCACCGAGCCCGTCACCGCGAAGGTCGGGCTGAAGTTGTTGAACGCCAGCCCGATGCCGTCGGTCTTCGTCCCCACGAAGCTCAGCCGGATCGCCTTCACCCCGTCCGCCAGGTCCTTGAAGCCGAAGTTCCAGGGGAGGCTGTCCAGCGAGGCGGGGTCCTGGCGCCCGACCCCTTGCGGCGAGAGCAGGCTGGCCAGGATCGACCCCGACGCGTCCAGGACGTCGACCAGCCACCGCTCCGAGGCGTCGATGTCCCAGATCTCGCCCGAGAACTCCCGGATGACCTGCGTCGTGTCGTACTCGATCAGGAACGGCCCCGGCAGCACGCCGATCCCGTCGGGCTGGCGCAGGAACCAGCGACCGAGCTGCCGGCCGTAGCCCCGCCGGGCGGTGTCGGCCGTCTGGGTAGGGGTCGTGGAGGAGACGAAGCCGTCCGTCCCGTCCTCGCCGATCGCCTCGAACCGCGGCGCGACATCCACCCCGTCGTCGAACGTGTTGTTCCCGTTGGCGTCGAAGTAGAAGCGAACCGAGCCCCCTCCCTCGATGGCGTACGGGTTGATTAGCCGCGCGTCGTCGGTCGGCGTGTTGCCGTTCGGGCGGGTTTCGAAGTCGATCAGGTCGGCGGCTTTCGCGGGCGAGGCGAGCGCCAGGAGGCAGGCGGCGGCGATCCCGGCGGCCTGGGAAACGTTCAGTCGGGGCATGGGGCGAGGCTCCTGGTTGCGGAAAGGACTCGTTTGCGGCAAATCGAGAACAGCGTCGTCGGGCGGCCCGCGACCGTGTACGATGAGTCGCATCGACATCGTTCACCAACCATGACGAAGTGGATTAACGCGGCGGGAAGATCGGATCGAGGATCGATTCCTCCGGGGAGTCTCGGCATGCTCCTGCACGACGGCGAGACGACCGACGGGGCCCTCCTGGAACGCCTGGGAGACTGGGCGGACCACGCCGCCTGGGCGGAGTTCGTCCGCCGCTACGACCGGGCGATCCGTCGAAACGTGCGCTCTTATCGGTTCGACGCCGACGCGACCGAGGAACTCTGCCAGCGGATCTGGATCGAGTTGGCGGGACGGATGCGCGGCTATCGCTTCGATCCGGGGCGGCGGTTCCGCGCGTGGCTGGGGCGGCTCTGCCGCTCCCGCGCCGTGGATCATTGGCGGCGGCGGCGGGCCGAGGAGGCCCGGTTCGAGCCCTCCACGCCGGGGGGCGTCGCCGACGTCCCGATCGACGACCACCCCGAGGGCGCCGCGGATTCGAGCCGCCCCGCGCTTCTGCGCGAGGCCGCCCGCGTGCAGGAGGCCGTCCGCCGCCGAGTCGACGCCCGGACCTGGGAGCTCTTCTGGAGCATCGCCGTCGACGACGTCTCGGTGCGCGAGGCGGCGGAGGCCGCAGGGCTCTCGTACGCCGCCGCCTTCGCCGCCCAGAAGCGCGTCCGCCGCATGCTCCGCGAAGAGGCCGATTCCGAGACCCGATCGTGAAGCCCCCCTGCCCCCCGCTCGAGACCATCCGCCGCCTGGGGGCCGATTCGCTCGACGCCGACGCCTTCCGCGCTCTGGAAGCCCACGTCGCCGACTGCGAGGACTGCCGAGATCGGCTCGAACGCCTCGCCCGGCTCGACTCGACCGAGACGAGCGGGAGCCCGGCGAGCGACCCCGCCCCCGCGCCTCCGCCCGTGGTCCCCGGATTCGTCCTGGGTGCGGAGCTGGGCCGAGGCGGCTCGGGCGTGGTCTACGAGGCGGTGCAGCCCCATCTCGGCCGTCGGGTCGCCGTGAAAGTCCTGGCTCGGGGTCCGGGCCTCGACGCCCGCGCCCGCGAGCGTTGGCTCCAGGAGGCCCGCGCGATCGCCAGGGTCCAGCACCCGAACATCGTACGCCTCTACGACGCCGGCGAGCACGACGGCCGCCACTATCTGGTGCTCGACCTGATCCCCGGCGGCAGCCTCCGCGACCTGGCCCCCGGCCCGATCCCCCCCCGCGAAGCCGCGAGGCTCGTCGAGACCGTGGCTCGCGCGGTCGGGGCGATCCACCGCGCGGGGATGCTCCACCTGGACGTCAAGCCGTCGAACATCCTGATGAACGGCCCCCCCGACGCCGGCCTGGCCGAGCTGTCGCCGATGCTCTCCGACTTCGGCATCGCCCGCGAAGAGGCCGGCTCGACCATCGAGGCGGGCGCCTCGGCCACGTTCGGCGGTCGTGGAACGCCCGCCTACATGGCGCCGGAGCAGGTCGCCGGGCGAACCGGGGCGCTCGGCCCGGCCGCCGACGTCTTCGCCCTGGGGGCGACCCTCTACGACCTGCTCGTCGGCCGACCGCCGTTCCGGGGGGCCACGCCGATCGAGACGCTGGACCTCCTGCGGACGACCGAGCCGACGCCCCGCGAGCGCTCGCGCCGGGCGTCCCCCGCGACCTGGAGACGATCGTCCTGAAGGCGCTGGAGAAGGCCCCGGCCCGCCGCTACGCCTCGGCCGAAGCCCTGGCCGACGACCTCCGGCGCTGGCTCGACGGCTTCCCGATCCGCGCCCGGCCGATCTCGCGCGCCGGGAGGCTGGCGCGCTGGTGCCGCCGTCGACCGATCCCCGCGGCGCTCGCCGCGGCGCTCGCCGCCACGATGCTCGTCGCCCTCATCGGCCTGACCGCCCTCTGGCGACGCTCCGAACACCAGCGCGGCCGCGCCGAGGCCGCGCTGGCGCGGGCGCTCGACGGCGAAGCGACGGCCGACGCGGCGGTCGCCGACCTCGTGGCCCTGCTCCGCGGGGCCGTCGAGGCCCCGGAGCGGTTCTCCAGCGAACGCACCGGCGACGCGACGTCGGCCGTGCTCGCGCTCGCGGCCAAGCTCCGACGCACGCCCGAGCTGGCCGCGCGCCACGCCGTCGCCATCGCCCGGCTGGAGCTGCGCCTCGTCGGCTACCGCCTCCGCGCCGGCGACCGCGACGGCGTCCGCAGGCTTCTCGACGACGGCCTCCTCCTGCTCGACGCCCGCCCCGATCGGCCGGCGGCCGACGCCGACGCCGACGTCGCTCGGGCCGAGATTCTCCTCCGGCGCGGCGATGTCGCCCTGCAATTCGCCCACCCGGCCGAGGCCGCCGAGGACGTCCGCCGCGCCGAGCGGGCCCTGGCCCCCCACGCGGGCGACCCGCGTGCGCTTGACGCGTTCGTGGCCCTCCGCTCCACGCACGACGCCCTGGCGAACGCGATGGCCGCGTCGGCAGGCCCCGACGCCGGACGTCGCGCATCCCTCGCCGACGCCGAGATGTTCCGCGAGTGGGCTCGACGATCCGGCGATCCCACCCTCCGCCTGCTCGCGGCGATCGCCCGCCAGGGGGCGGAGCCGGCGCCCGGGGCGGAGCGGGCCACGTCCACCGACGACGTCTGGCGGGAGTTCGACCGGCTCCCCGACGACGCCCCGATCCCCCACGGCCTGGTGGTCCTCCTGGCCGACCTGGCGGCCCGGGGGCTTTGCGAGTCCGCGACGGCCGACGCAATGGCGGGGCGCGACGCCGAGGCGACCGCCCGTCGCGTGCTGGCCCAGCTCGACGCCCAGTTCGCCCGGCGGCTCCCCTCGACGTTCCGGCCCGAGGTCCTCGAGCGGCTCAGCCAGCTCGGCTGCACTCGCGCGTTCGAGGATCGGCGCGACGGTCGGCTCGAAGAATCCCGACGCGACGCGAGCTGGATGATCGCCCTGGCCCGCGCCCTGACGGCCCGCGACGCCGACTCCGTCGGCGCCCACCTGATGCTGAGCCGGGCCCTGGAGCAAGAGGCCAAGAACGCCTGGGCCGTCCCCGACCTTCGGGCCGTCGAACGTTCCCTCCGCGCCGCCCTGACCGAGGCCGCCGCCGCGTTCGAACTCGCCCCCGACGACGAGACCTGCCGGCTCCATCTCGCCGGCCTCCGCGAGAAATTCGTCCGACTCGTCGCCGCGGAACCCGATCGCTGAGCGACCGTCGCGGGAAGGAACGGACGGAGCGGACGACGTCTTTCCGGCCTGATGGGCCAGGCTCTCAGACGTCGAGGGCCGGGACGGAGGGACGATGAACCCGCTCGTCCGGGGGCCTTCGCCGTCGTCGATCAGATCGGATCAGCTCAGAGCGCCGGGCCGCGTCGGGCTTCGCCGAGGGAGCGGTTGTGGATCCAGGAGAAGGACGAGACGGGCCCCTCCATCGGCTTTCCTTCGCGATCGTCGGCGAGGCGTTCGTAGCGCTCGGGCTGCTTGCAGAGGTAGTCCTGCACCTTGGCGGCCTTGCCGGAGAACGAGCGGTTCCCCAGGTCCCAGGCGGCGTTCAGGTGGCGGATCACCGACGCGTAGTCGCGCGAGGTGTAGATGCCGGTGCTCTGGACCACCTCGCCGTAGTGCTGGAAGAGGTCCGGGTCGCGACCGTCGGTCATCCGGCTCCCGGGCATGGTGACGATCCGCTTGAGGACCGCGCGATAGCACATCAGCGCCGTCTCCGGGTCGCGCTCGAACAGCTCGGCGACCATGCGGGTGTAGAAGACCTCGTGGCGGGTCTCGTCGGCGGCGATCTTGCGGCAGATCTTCGCCAGATTCGGCTCGCCCTGTTCGGCGGCCCGCTTGCCCAGGTTCCCGTGGGTGATCCGGGTCGCCCGCTCCTGGAACGAGGCGTAGATCAGCCCCTCATAAGGATGGGTCTCGTGACCGGGGGCGAAGCCGTTGCGGATCAGGTTGTGGATCGTCACCTCGACCGCCCGCATGTCGACCCGGCCGGTGAGCCGCAGGTAGGCGTTGAGCAGGTCGCCGTGGCGGTTCTCCTCGGCGGTCCAGCCCCGCAGCCAGCAGGCCCAGGGGTCCTCGCCCGCGCCCGTCGGGTCCTTGGCGATGTGCTCCAGGGAGACGGCGTAGTTCGGCAGCGCCTCCTCGGTCACCATGTTGCCGACCAGGACGACGAGCAACTCGTCGGGGATCGCCCGCGCGGCCTCGCGGAAATCGCGCAGGCGATCGGCCCAATCCTCGGCGGTCAGGTCGGGCAGATAGTCCGTCGGCTGCCAGATCTGATCGACCGGGGTCAGCAGGGACAGGTGTTCCGCGACATGGCCTTCCAAACTCTCGATCATATCCACGGAACGACACCCCAACGATCCTTGACGACGAAACCGATCGCATCCCGCAAAGTCGACACTACCGGAAATCGACCCGGCTGCCTACGCGGGAAGCGCGCCCGTCCGGTCGCGGGACCGCCCCCGCCGACCGCCCCGCCGTCTCAACGCTCGTAGACGCAGCCGCGACGAGGCGTCGACGGGATCGACCAGGGCCGACGCGCCGGAGCGCAGCCGTCTGGCTTCATTCGACTTACGTCCACGACGCCCGAGAGTTCCGGCGCGTGGACGACTCCCTGGTCGCGGGAGGACGCCGCGCCCGAGCCGGAGGCGGGGGCTCGGACGCGGCGTCGCGGGGCGTGGACCGGAAAACGGACTTCAACCGGTTCGACGGGGGCTCGATGCGAACGCCGGGGCGATCGGGACGGCGAAGTCGGCGCGGAGGGGGGCCTCGACGGCCTCGAAGTCGGCGAACCGCATCCGGAGGCTTTCGTGCCGGGTGTGGCCGGCGAAGGCGATCTCCGGTTGCAGGGCGAGCGAGGCGTCCAGGACCGTCGTGATCCCGTACATCCGGCCGAACGGGGGGAGGGCCCCGGGCTCGCAGTTGGGGAAGCGGCGGACGACCTCGTCGATCGTCGCCAGGCGGACCTCGGACGGGTCGCGCAGGAGCGCCTCGGCCAGCCTGGCCACGTCGATCCGCGAGGTGGCCGGCAGGACCGCCAGCCAGTCCTCGACGCCGACCCGGACCAGCACCGCCTTGGCGACCGCCCGCCCCGAGACGTGCAGCCGACTCGCCAGCCGTTCCGCCGACGAGGCCGGGGCGTGCGGGAGTGGTTTGAACCAGACGTGGCGACTGCGGAGATACTCGGTGAGATACATCGGTGTGCCTCCATAAGAAGTGTCGTCGCCGGAAGTATAGGGCCGCCTCGACCGGCCGACGACCGCATCCTAGACTTTTCGAGACCCGAATCTTCGGCACAATCGCCACAAGCCTCCCAAAGCCTCAAGCCATCCCTGATTGAAAGTCCGGCGACGAATCCAACAAAGGGTTTCGAACCATTCGGCGTCGAATTCGTCTTGGGAATAGGGGGGAAACCTCCTATCATGGTGAAGGGGCTCGCGGCGAGTGAGATGATCGCCGTGGCGCCCCAGGACGGCACGGGCGCACCGGGGAGACCCGGCGGGCGCGGACCGGTTCTGGGGGACTTGCCGCGGAGGAAAGTCCGGACTCCACAGGGCTCGGTGGTGGGTAACGCCCACCGTCCGGGGCGTTCGCGCTTCGGATAGGGAAAGTGCCACAGAAAGTAAACCGCCTCGGTGGAGGGATTCACGTCCTGAAACCGCGGTAAGGGTGAAACGGTGAGGTAAGAGCTCACCAGCAGGCCGGGTGACCGGTCTGGCTCGGCAAACCCCACCGGGAGCAAGGCCAAATAGGGGAGCAGCGGGAACAGCGTGGGCGTCGAAGGGCCGGGCGACCGGACCTCGCGAGCCTTCGTCCCGCACGGGTCGGCCCGATCCGTCATCGACTCCCGGGTAGGTCGCTTGAGGCGTCGGGAGACCGGCGTCCCAGAGAAATGATCATCCGAGGTCCGAACGGGCGGCTTGCCGTCCCCACGACCTTCGACAGAATCCGGCTTACGCCGCCCGCCGCGACCCCCTCTCACCTCTTCTTTCTCTCCCCCGCCCGTTCCCGACCGGCCGGGGAGTCGACGCACATCGAATCGAAACGAATCGAGTTGACGACCCGGCCCCTCGCGATGGCCTCGATGGTCGCCCGCCGGCGCCTTATCATGGCGGACGAATCGAACCGCCCGGGCCATGTCGCGCGGGCGCCGAATCCTCGGGAGGATCGCCCATGCGGAGTCTCCGGAACGCGTCGGTCGTCGCCCTGATCTTCGGGGCGTGGGGGGCGTCGGCCTTGGGGCAGCCGGCCTCGGAGTCGAAGGAGATCATCAAGGACGCCGCCGACCTCCGCGCCCGGATGGCGACGGAGTTGAATGCCACGAAGCCCGATTTCGTCGTCTTCGTCCCCAGGGTCCGCGACGGCGAGATCGCCGACACGGGGAACGAGCACTTCCTGGTCTTCGACGGCCCGGACGGCTCCTTGATGGCCGTGTGGACGCAAAGTTCGGTCGAGAACTACTCGGCCGCGATGCCCGCGGACCAGCACATCGCCTTCGCCCGCAGCGACGACGAGGGGAAGTCCTGGAGCCCTCCCCGGATCGTGGCCGGCCCGAAGAAGCCCGGCGACGGCCACATGGCGAGTTGGGGCTACCCGCTCGTCTCGAAGACCGGACGCATCTACGTGTTGTACAGCCAGCACATCGGCAAGTTCGACACATTCTTCCACCACACCGGCCGGCTCCGCGGCGTCTTCAGCGACGACGCCGGCGCGACGTGGTCGGAGCCCCAGGACGTGCCGGTCGCGCGGAGCGTCCACGACAACCCCGACCCGACGATGCCGCCGAACATGCTCTGCTGGCAGAAGCCCCTGCGGCTCGCCGAGGGGGGCAAGTACCTCGCCGGCTTCACCCGGTGGACCAGCTACGCCGTCATCCCGAACCCGATCAAGGACTGGCGCGCGGCCGATTCCCGCGTCGAGTTCATGCGCTTCGAGAACGTCGACGAGTCGCCCGAGCCGCGCGACCTCAGGATCTCCTGGTTCGCCTCGAACGAGAAGGCCCTGACGGTCCCGTTCCCGGGCCACCCCGCGCGGAGCACCTGCCAGGAGCCCTCGATCCTGAAGCTCCCTGACGGCCGCCTGTTCGTGGTGATGCGGACGGCCGCCGGCAGCCCTTTCTGGTCGGTGAGCGCCGACGGCGGCGAGACCTGGACGACGCCCCGCGTCCTGCTGCGCAAAGACGGCGGCGCCCCGCTGCTCCACCCTCTCTCCCCCTGCCCGATCTATGACGTGGGGGGCGAGGCGGCCGGCAGCGGCCGATACGCGTTCTTCCTCCACAACCACGACGGCCACTACAAGGGCTTCGGCCCCGCGGACACCGGCCGGCACCGTCGGCCGATCCACCTGGCCGCCGGTCGATTCCAGCCCGGGGCCGACCAGCCGGTCTGGTTCGACGAGCCCCGCCTCTTCATGGACCACGACGGCGTCGCCCTGGGCAAGCCGGGGACGCCCGGTCGGCTCGACCTGGCCCTCTACGCCAGCTCCACCGTCCGCGACGGCCGCGCCGTGCTCTGGTATCCCGACCGCAAGTTCTTCCTGCTGGGCCGGGTCATCGGCCCGGAGTGGGTCGCGCCGGCGCTGTGAACACGGGCGGCTCGGGGACGGCCGGGACGATCATCCGGGGGTCGATCCCCGGCCGGGCCTGGTGGATCATCGCCTCGTCGATCCCCGGCCTCGCCGGGACGATCATCCGGGGGTCGATCCCCTCCCCTCGCGTCATCCTGAGCTGCGGGCTCCGGAACGGCGCCGCGATCCGGTACGCCGCCGGCCAGATCCTGCGCGGGCTTTCGCTACGGCTCGATCGATCGAGCGCGAACGTCGCCCCGAGCATGGCGAGCAGGAGGAGCGTGCCGACCCGGACGAACGCGGGCCGCATGCCCAGACGGATCGGCCCCCGGTCGGTCGTCGCCCCCTGCTTGATGTCGTCCCGGAAATCCGGGTCGGTCCATCGAGTCGTCATGGCGTCCTCCGCATGCGAGATTACGGGACGAGACCGAAACCGTCGACCGGATCGTCCCATCGATGCGAGATCACCGCTCAATTCGATATAATAGCGAATCCCGCCTCCGCATCAATAAATCTTCCTGCGAGGCTTGCGTCACCGGACGATTGACGAGGGGAGCGGTTCCAGGCTGACCACGGCGTCGAGGGGGATGCGGGCGATCCCGGCGGGGCGGCCGGCCTCGGGTTCGGGTTGAAGGGTCAGGCCGAGTTCCAGGTCGACGTCGACGAGGAGGCCGGCGAGGGCGCCCGTCGCGGTCGTGATCCGGACGGGGCGGCCGAGGTGCTCGCAGAGGGCCCGCCAGGCGGGGGAGAGGGCCGAGGGGCCTTCGCGGAGGATGGCGTCGTACCAGCGGTCGAGGCGGCGGATCAGGTCGCGGGCCAGGTCCGAGCGGTCGAAGTCGCGACCGGCCAGGATGCGGAGCGACGTGGCCTTGTCGCGAAGCTCCGGGGGGAACGCCTCAACGGCGACGTTCACGTTCAGGCCGATGCCGACGACCACGGCGGTCCCGGCCCCGTCGGACACGGTCGGCCGGATCGCCCGCTCGACGAGGACGCCGCACACCTTGCGGCCGTCCACGCGGACGTCGTTGGGCCACTTGATGCGGGCCTCGCGCCCGGTGCGGGCGGCGACCAGCTCGGCGACGGCGATCGAGCCCACGATCGTCAGCCAGGCGACTCCCGAGGTCGAATCCTTCCCCAGCGGCGCCAGGCCTGCGGGGGGGAACAGCAGGACCGACATCAGCAAGCTGGACCGCGCGGGGGCGACGAACGAACGGCCCCGGCGGCCCCGGCCCGAGGTCTGCTCCTCGGCCATCACCACCAGGCCGTCGTTGGCGAGCGACTCGGCCCCCCGCGCGGCGGCGTCGTTGGTGCTGCCGAGGCGGCTCCACACGGCCAGTCGACGGCCGATCCGCGACGTCCCCAGCGCGTGCTCGATCTGGTCCGGGCAGAGCCGTGGCGACGGCCCCCGATAGGCGACGGCGCCGTCGGCCCGGCGGTCGAGCGCGAAGCCGAACGCCGCCAGCGCGTCGAGATCGGCGGCGACGGCGGCGGGGTCGCCGGGAAGGTCCGCGAGGGGGACGAATCCGGCCGACTCGCGGAGCCGATCCAGCAGCGGCGCGTTCAGGGCCGGCGGGGCGGGGTCGGCCCACGTCGACCGCGGCGTCGAGTCGCTCATGGGGTTTCGGCGGAGACGTCGAAGGCCACGTCCAGGGCGATCGCCGAATGCGTCAGGGCCCCCACGCTGATCCGGTCGACCCCGGTTCCCGCCAGCCCCGCGATCGTGGCCAGCGTCACGCCGCCGGAGGATTCCAGCAGCACGCCCGGCGCACGCTCGTCGCGGCGGCGGACGGCTTCCACCAGGGCGGCGGGGCCCAGATTGTCGACCAGAACGATGTCGGGCCGGCATTGCAGGGCGACGTCGAACTGGTCGAGCGTGTCGACCTCGACCTCGATGGTCGTCCCCGCCGGCGCGGCGGCGCGGGCGGCGGCGACGGCGTGGGGGATCGGATCGGCGACGCCGTCGACCTTGAGCCAGGCCAGGTGGTTGTCCTTGATGAGGACCGCGTCGTACAGGCCGATGCGGTGGTTGCAGCCGCCGCCGCAGCGGACGGCGTACTTCTCCAGCGCCCGCCAGCCGGGGGTGGTCTTCCGGGTGTCGAGCACCTTCGCGGCGGTCCCCTCGACCTTGGCGACGAACCGCGCGGTCAGGGTGGCGACCCCGCTGAGGCGCTGGACGAAATCCAGGGCGGTCCGCTCCAGGGAGAGGATCGCGCGGAAGTCCCCGACCAGCTCGGCGACGACCTCGCCGGCCGCGATGCGGTCGCCGTCGACCTTGCGAGGCCGCCAGCCGTCGGCGATCTCGAACGCTTCAAGAAGCATGGCGACGATCGGCAGGCCGGAGATCACCCCCGGCGCCCTGGCCGTCAGCCGGGCCGAACCCCGAGCGTGGGGGGGGATGACCGCCTGAGTGGTCACGTCGCCGAGATCACCGAGGTCCTCGGCCAGGGCCATGCGGATGAGGGCTTCGGCGTTGCGCCGCTCGGCGTCGCCGAAGCCGGGGGCCGGGTGGGTCATCGCTCGTCCTTCCTCCGTCGCGTCGCGTCGTTTCATCTCGATCCGGTCGTCACTCGTCGGGATCGGCCGCCTTCGCGACGGGCTCGGGCCTCCCCTTCGCCAGGCCGGAGGAGATGGGCGAGGGGAGCACGGGGGTCTCCATCTCGACCCGATCTCCGATCGTCTCCCCGCGCACGAGCTTGGCCGCGACGTTCACCCCCTTGCGAACGAGGCGGTCCGAGGAGTAGACGCCGATCGCGGCGAATTCGCCCACCTGCGTCTGCGACTTGGCGTTCGACTCGTCGGCGCTGTAGCCGGCGACGACGTAAGGGCGGCCGTCCTTGGCGGCATCGCCGGCGACGTCCTCGGCCACGTCCACGCCGAAGCCGTCGGCCCCCAGGACCAGCGTCGTCTTGGGGTGGGCCTTCAGGTAGTCGAGCAGCACGGCCCGGGCCGCCTCCAGATCGCGAGCGAAGCGGACCTCGCCGACCTCGGCCACGCCGGCGGCGGCGAGGGCCTCCTTCAGCGCGACCAGGCGTTCGCCGATCGTCGGGTCGCTCGGGGTCTCGGCGAGGATCGCGGCACCCGCCTTGGGATCGACCTTGCCGTTGCCGGCGTTGCGCATGGCCAGCTCGACGATCCGGTCGGCCGATTCGCGGAACGGCTTCGGCGCGACGACGATCTCACGCCCCGGCCCCCCCGCCGATTCGCCCAGCGAGCGGCCCAGGGCCACGACCGGGATCCCCTTCGCCCGCGCCTCGCCCGCGGCGCGGTTCAGTTCCGCGTCGGGCTCGGCGGGGGCCTCGATGATCAGG includes:
- a CDS encoding sugar ABC transporter substrate-binding protein; translation: MTRFGFAGTGLRGRLVGLVGAAFWLVASGCEGPKPPSASGLGRSTVVASGKGVRTLELVPSPKPAADMDYVRNAARIQAGLDTSRIQVADASVGVQADLVRQAILREPPALIIEAPAEPDAELNRAAGEARAKGIPVVALGRSLGESAGGPGREIVVAPKPFRESADRIVELAMRNAGNGKVDPKAGAAILAETPSDPTIGERLVALKEALAAAGVAEVGEVRFARDLEAARAVLLDYLKAHPKTTLVLGADGFGVDVAEDVAGDAAKDGRPYVVAGYSADESNAKSQTQVGEFAAIGVYSSDRLVRKGVNVAAKLVRGETIGDRVEMETPVLPSPISSGLAKGRPEPVAKAADPDE